A section of the Ammospiza caudacuta isolate bAmmCau1 chromosome 28, bAmmCau1.pri, whole genome shotgun sequence genome encodes:
- the FGF22 gene encoding fibroblast growth factor 22 → MAHGPSPACRPPPAAMRRGGPAAIAACLAGALAVLAGPGPGAGSATGTGRRPPRSYGHLEGDVRWRRLFSATRFFLRIDGGGGVEGTRWRERPGSIVEIRSVRVGVVAIRAVHTGFYLAMNKRGRLYGSKEFSPNCKFTERIEENGYNTYASLRWRHRGRPMFLSLNSKGRPQRGGRTSRQHLSTHFLPMLVS, encoded by the exons ATGGCCCATGGCCCGTCGCCCGCCTGTCGCCCGCCGCCCGCTGCCATGAGGCGCGGGGGCCCCGCCGCCATCGCCGCCTGCCTGGCCGGGGCTCTCGCCGTGCTGGCGGGGCCGGGACCGGGAGCGGGCAGTGCCACCGGGACCGGCCGGCGGCCGCCCCGCAGCTACGGGCACCTGGAGGGCGACGTGCGCTGGCGGCGGCTTTTCTCCGCCACCCGCTTCTTCCTGCGCATcgacggcggcggcggcgtgGAGGGAACGCGCTGGAGGGAGCGGCCGGGCA GCATCGTTGAGATCCGGTCGGTTCGTGTCGGCGTCGTGGCCATCCGGGCGGTGCACACCGGCTTCTACCTGGCCATGAACAAGCGCGGGAGGCTCTACGGGTCG AAGGAGTTCAGCCCCAACTGCAAGTTCACGGAGCGCATCGAGGAGAACGGCTACAACACGTACGCGTCGCTGCGCTGGCGGCACCGCGGCCGCCCCATGTTCCTGTCGCTCAACAGCAAGGGCCGGCCACAGAGAGGGGGCAGGACAAGCCGGCAGCACCTCTCCACACACTTCCTCCCCATGCTCGTCAGCTGA
- the POLRMT gene encoding DNA-directed RNA polymerase, mitochondrial — protein sequence MYSQQPKVKQELGSAASQLALEAKGEATPTTKTMKSPKVPKTKAAPAWTQSSGSPHNKPRVVEVKGAAELKRPQKMPKDTSNQQVLQQTIQANLECFLFLQQAEEAERYLLLCHSSPVKKKVMDVGAFNIVMRIWARKGCLNRLDRLFSILEAAGLQPNLDSYATALECAGRTPSPAKAVLRYLQQLNSSGFHVDELFQKCLFEEDEKEKVLFAIRTVQPNYQLPPPPSPKISKSSLLQDFYSRETMGAYPKLDFSVQELQECFQQQLDMELKNTVTIESVEAAKPLTPQAIKARELLGTLRSQWRDAILQALQSSKRSMARPKRMSKYNVLYPYLCLLPDEEYVDIMLQILNDLSPQGESLAVLARELGSKVYDRYIIQRKLRSGQLEKVQQIYESYIQLLAKDSQPKQYLPREYWEKLVAEAGFGPSLNLKSCTWPCVLLMRLGMHMLELLVKAVKVPRNILNRRLESKPIPVLYHVYSFYSNWQVGLIRPHPIFSQLVSNAAETTLTFNSSAMPMLCPPVPWTSPTFGAFVLNDTKLMRFMDDTTHHQLLLEQCPLVNLHPVLDALNQLGNCAWKINQPVLDIIISIFNDKGDEKLDIPPPLSEAPKPPTPPGNSSTWSKSFKHEVFLCKKKAAEMHSLRMDALYKLSIANYVRDKVFWFPHNMDFRGRTYPCPPYFNHLGNDVTRAILLFAEGRPLGPKGLDWLKIHLINLTGLKKKNALQERLEYANEIMEDILDSADHPLTGRKWWMDTDEPWQALACCMEIAKASRSPDPAAYISHFPVHQDGSCNGLQHYAALGRDLSGAASVNLVPCGLPQDVYSAVAQQVEEFRKKDAERGLKIAQVLQGFISRKVVKQTVMTVVYGVTRYGGRLQIEKRLKEIDEFPEEYLWEASHYLVKQVFNSIKEMFSATRDIQNWLTESAKLIAQSGRTVEWVTPLGLPIIQPYYRSRSTVLNCGMQRLSVKTSNSSQKPDTVKQKNAFPPNFIHSLDSTHMMLTALHCLRKGLTFVSVHDCYWTHALTVDVMNQVCRQQFVALHSEKILQDLSEFMLEKYCSSSNSSTEPIAHWQKRLKEQLSNVPSTGEFNLKQVMDSTYFFS from the exons aTGTACAGCCAGCAGCCAAAGGTGAAGCAGGAGTTGGGcagtgctgcctcccagctggctctggaggCCAAGGGAGAGGCCACACCCACAACAAAAACCATGAAGAGCCCAAAGGTCCCAAAGACaaaagcagcccctgcctggacccagagctctggcagcccccaCAACAAGCCCAGGGTGGTGGAGGTgaagggagctgcagagctgaagaGGCCTCAGAAGATGCCAAAGGACACGAGCAAccagcaggtgctgcagcagacCATCCAGGCCAACCTGGAGTGcttcctgttcctgcagcaggcagaggaggctgagaggtacctcctgctgtgccacagctccccCGTGAAGAAGAAGGTGATGGATGTGGGTGCCTTCAACATCGTCATGCGCATCTGGGCCAGGAAG ggctgtttgaaCCGCCTGGACCGATTGTTTTCCATCCTGGAGGCTGCAGGTCTCCAGCCCAACCTGGACTCCTACGCCACGGCCCTGGAGTGTGCAGGACGGACCCCGTCACCTGCCAAAGCTGTCCTGAG atacctgcagcagctgaacagcAGTGGCTTCCATGTGGATGAGCTCTTCCAAAAGTGCCtgtttgaggaagatgagaaggagaaggtgctgtTTGCCATCAGGACTGTCCAGCCCAACTACCAGCTGCCTCCTCCACCCAGCCCCAAGATCAGCAAGTCTTCTCTGCTCCAGGACTTCTATTCCAGA GAGACGATGGGGGCGTACCCCAAGCTGGATTTCTccgtgcaggagctgcaggagtgcttccagcagcagctggacatgGAGCTGAAGAACACCGTGACCATCGAGTCCGTGGAGGCAGCCAAGCCCCTGACCCCACAGGCCATCAAAGCG cgTGAGCTGCTGGGCACGCTGCGCTCGCAGTGGCGCGATGCCatcctgcaggccctgcagagctccaagCGCAGCATGGCCAGGCCCAAGAGGATGTCCAAGTACAACGTCCTCTACCCCTACCTGTGTCTGCTGCCAGATGAGGAGTATGTGGACATCATGCTGCAG atCCTCAATGACCTGTCTCCACAAGGTgagtccctggcagtgctggccagGGAGCTGGGCTCCAAGGTCTATGACAGGTACATCATCCAGAGGAAGCTGCGCAGTGGCCAGCTGGAGAAGGTGCAGCAGATCTATGAGAGCTACATCCAGCTGCTGGCAAAGGACAGCCAG CCTAAGCAGTACTTGCCACGGGAATACTGGGAGAAGCTGGTGGCAGAAGCAGGCTTTGGGCCTTCCCTCAACCTGAAGTCCTGCACGTGGCCCTGTGTGCTCCTCATGCGCCTGGGCATGCACATGCTGGAGCTCCTGGTGAAGGCTGTGAAGGTGCCCAGGAACATCCTCAATCGTCGCCTGGAGTCCAAGCCTATCCCTGTCCTCTACCACGTCTACTCCTTCTACAGTAACTGGCAG GTCGGGCTGATAAGGCCCCATCCCATCTTCTCCCAGCTCGTGTCAAACGCTGCAGAGACCACGCTGACCTTCAACTCCTCTGCCATGCCCATGCTGTGCCCCCCTGTGCCCTGGACCTCCCCCACTTTTGGTGCCTTTGTGCTCAATGACACCAAACTGATGCGTTTCATGGATGACACCACCcaccaccagctgctgctggagcagtgtcCCCTGGTGAACCTGCACCCCGTGCTGGATGCCCTCAACCAGCTGGGCAACTGTGCCTGGAAGATCAACCAGCCAGTGCTGGATATCATCATCTCCATCTTCAATGACAAAGGGGATGAGAAGCTGGACATCCCACCACCCCTCTCCGAGGCTCCCAAGCCTCCCACTCCTCCTGGCAATTCCTCCACCTGGAGCAAATCCTTCAAGCACGAGGTGTTCCTGTGCAAGAAGAAGGCTGCAGAGATGCACAGCCTGCGCATGGATGCTCTCTACAAGCTCTCCATTGCCAACTATGTCAGGGACAAGGTGTTCTGGTTCCCTCACAACATGGATTTCCGTGGCAGGACTTACCCATGCCCACCCTATTTCAACCACCTGGGGAACGATGTCACCAGGGCCATCCTGCTGTTTGCAGAGGGGAGGCCACTGGGCCCCAAGGGACTTGACTGGCTGAAGATCCACCTCATCAACCTGACAGGGCTGAAGAAGAAGAATGCCTTGCAGGAGAGGCTGGAGTATGCCAATGAAATCATGGAGGACATCCTGGACTCGGCTGACCACCCGCTCACA ggcaggaagTGGTGGATGGACACAGATGAGCCCTGGCAAGCCTTGGCATGCTGTATGGAAATCGCCAAAGCCTCGAGGTCCCCAGACCCTGCAGCCTACATCTCTCACTTCCCAGTTCACCAG GATGGCTCCTGCAATGGGCTGCAGCACTATGCAGCGCTCGGCCGGGACCTCAGCGGCGCTGCCTCCGTCAACCTGGTGCCCTGTGGGCTCCCTCAGGATGTCTACAGTGCAGTGGCCCAGCAG GTGGAGGAGTTTCGGAAGAAGGATGCTGAGAGGGGTTTGAAGAttgcccaggtgctgcagggcttCATCAGCCGCAAGGTGGTGAAGCAGACGGTGATGACGGTCGTGTACGGGGTCACGCGCTACGGCGGCCGCCTGCAGATCGAGAAACGCCTCAAGGAGATCGATGAGTTCCCCGAG GAGTATTTGTGGGAAGCATCTCATTATCTGGTGAAGCAGGTGTTCAACAGCATCAAGGAGATGTTCTCAGCAACTCGAGATATCCAG AACTGGCTGACAGAGAGTGCCAAGCTCATCGCCCAGTCAGGCCGGACAGTGGAGTGGGTCACACCTCTGGGGCTGCCCATCATCCAGCCCTACTATCGCTCCAGGTCCACTGTG CTGAATTGTGGCATGCAGCGCTTGAGTGTGAAAACCTCCAACAGCAGCCA GAAACCTGACACTGTGAAGCAGAAGAATGCCTTTCCCCCCAACTTCATCCACTCTCTGGACTCCACACACATGATGCTCACAgcactgcactgcctcag gAAGGGCCTGACCTTCGTCTCAGTCCACGACTGCTACTGGACTCACGCGCTCACCGTGGATGTCATGAACCAG GTCTGTCGGCAGCagtttgtggctctgcacagcgAGAAGATTCTGCAGGATCTGTCTGAGTTCATGCTGGAGAAGTACTGCAG TTCATCCAactccagcacagagcccatAGCCCACTGGCAGAAGAGACTGAAGGAGCAGCTGTCAAATGTCCCCAGCACAG GTGAATTCAACCTGAAGCAAGTGATGGATTCCACGTATTTCTTCAGCTGA